From one Candidatus Saganbacteria bacterium genomic stretch:
- the hisB gene encoding imidazoleglycerol-phosphate dehydratase HisB, producing MKKRIAEVHRKTKETDIKIKINIDGTGKSKIKYPIPFLSHMLTLFSKHGLIDLDLLAKGDLEIDMHHLIEDTGLTLGEAFAKALGKKEKIERYGHAAVPMDESLAKVEAAVDISGRPHFTFKAKFEKELIYAEIGKDRVKLALDSEMLREFFESFVYKAGVSLHIDLVRGKNTHHKIEAIFKAFGVALQRACEINPRKKGISSTKGTL from the coding sequence ATGAAAAAAAGAATAGCCGAAGTTCATAGAAAGACAAAAGAGACCGATATAAAGATAAAAATAAATATTGATGGCACGGGGAAAAGTAAAATAAAATATCCGATCCCATTTTTATCGCATATGCTCACTTTGTTTTCTAAACATGGGCTAATTGACCTGGATCTTCTGGCGAAGGGTGACTTGGAAATCGATATGCACCATTTGATCGAAGATACAGGCCTAACATTGGGCGAAGCATTCGCTAAAGCTTTAGGTAAAAAAGAAAAGATCGAGAGATACGGACATGCGGCCGTGCCGATGGACGAATCATTGGCTAAGGTCGAAGCGGCTGTTGATATTTCAGGGAGGCCGCATTTTACTTTCAAAGCAAAATTTGAAAAAGAATTAATATATGCCGAAATCGGGAAAGATCGTGTAAAACTTGCGCTTGATTCGGAAATGCTTAGGGAATTCTTCGAGTCGTTCGTTTACAAAGCGGGAGTATCTTTGCATATCGATCTTGTACGCGGGAAAAATACCCACCATAAAATAGAAGCGATCTTTAAGGCTTTTGGAGTCGCACTTCAAAGGGCTTGCGAAATAAATCCCAGGAAAAAAGGAATTTCATCGACTAAAGGAACTTTGTGA
- a CDS encoding transglycosylase SLT domain-containing protein, producing the protein MKKLVFLFFLIIIFFQAGFAESKPDLAMGFQYLNDKQYAKAETSFSNALSSEALLQEYALYGLAQSQYLQANYASAASNFSRFLDDHNDSILLENGGYYLILSYSNANMTDEALSSADEYLKNYPDGKYAAYIAFKKGEILQTEDDFRNAFRAWNEVDLFYPLSSYAKLARINMKSIAEVHRSLKYHPNPKILFAKGEDAFNRNDFDTASAIFNRLAREFPKHKLTAKAFLMLGRAEMEKGSDDSSIKDIEKSYEMSDTTQQGKSLYYLGRANARRGRYERAANIMYKAATRYPRSEYADSALYYLGFYFEKLDMGDSALWAYMTLINNYQKSYFIDDAILKAGRLYYVKGDYKASHDIYGIAKSLRVGSETPQCLFMWGLTAEKLGNIPNASGIYYYLAERFDHTYQGYRALEKLTKLGYATPRMQDDVSRAKGSNEANIEEVMKDWQDSNPQMLDSMEVSNRINKYERLADMGLEDFAYQEVRQLLSKTDDGQKESAQMTLGRVMQRSGEYARPISLVEGGIRSAVLSGSASKIPQEKWMLAYPKGFWDKVQESSKKHGVDPYLALAVIREESRFNPKAVSRSKARGLMQIMYGTGKGLAKSLKIKPFKKSTMFNPETNIEMGTLYLADLIRSFNGNQSLALAGYNGGPNRVRRWFNNWYNGDYDKLDIDEFVQNIPLSETRKYVQKVMGSYYEYKRIYD; encoded by the coding sequence GTGAAAAAGCTCGTTTTTCTATTCTTCCTCATCATTATATTTTTCCAAGCAGGGTTTGCAGAAAGCAAGCCTGATCTGGCGATGGGTTTCCAATATCTGAACGACAAGCAATACGCGAAAGCGGAAACTTCATTTTCAAACGCGCTCTCGTCCGAAGCTCTTTTGCAGGAATATGCTTTGTACGGGCTCGCGCAATCCCAATATCTCCAGGCAAATTACGCGTCGGCCGCCTCGAATTTTTCAAGATTTTTGGACGACCATAACGACAGCATTCTGCTTGAGAACGGGGGATATTATCTTATTTTAAGCTATTCAAATGCCAATATGACCGACGAAGCTTTATCCTCGGCCGACGAGTATTTGAAAAATTACCCCGACGGCAAATACGCCGCATATATCGCTTTCAAAAAAGGCGAGATACTGCAAACCGAAGACGATTTTCGCAATGCCTTCCGTGCGTGGAACGAGGTAGACCTTTTTTATCCATTAAGCTCGTACGCGAAATTGGCGCGAATAAACATGAAATCTATCGCTGAAGTCCATAGGTCATTAAAATATCATCCAAACCCGAAGATCCTCTTTGCAAAAGGTGAAGATGCTTTTAACAGAAACGATTTTGATACGGCTTCCGCCATATTCAACCGCTTGGCGCGGGAGTTCCCTAAGCATAAACTGACCGCGAAAGCTTTTTTAATGCTTGGCCGCGCTGAAATGGAAAAAGGGAGCGATGATTCCTCTATAAAAGATATCGAGAAAAGCTATGAAATGTCGGATACGACGCAGCAAGGCAAAAGCCTTTATTACCTTGGCCGCGCGAACGCGAGGCGCGGAAGATACGAAAGAGCCGCAAATATAATGTATAAAGCCGCAACGAGATATCCTCGTTCGGAATATGCCGACAGCGCGCTTTATTATCTTGGATTTTATTTTGAAAAGCTTGATATGGGCGATTCCGCACTTTGGGCATATATGACCCTGATCAATAATTACCAAAAGAGCTATTTTATAGACGACGCCATATTAAAAGCAGGCCGCCTGTATTATGTTAAAGGCGATTATAAGGCATCTCATGATATTTATGGCATTGCAAAAAGTTTAAGGGTCGGGTCCGAAACTCCGCAGTGCCTTTTTATGTGGGGGCTAACGGCCGAGAAATTGGGAAATATCCCGAATGCTTCCGGGATCTACTATTATTTGGCGGAAAGATTTGACCATACATATCAAGGCTATCGCGCTTTGGAAAAATTAACGAAGCTCGGATACGCGACTCCGAGGATGCAAGACGATGTTTCGCGGGCAAAAGGATCGAATGAAGCCAATATCGAGGAAGTTATGAAGGATTGGCAGGATAGTAATCCGCAGATGCTTGATTCGATGGAGGTTTCGAATAGGATAAATAAATATGAACGGCTTGCCGATATGGGGCTTGAAGATTTTGCGTATCAGGAAGTCAGGCAGCTTCTTTCTAAAACAGACGACGGGCAAAAAGAATCCGCCCAAATGACCTTGGGCAGGGTCATGCAGAGGTCCGGAGAATATGCTCGGCCTATAAGTTTGGTCGAAGGCGGGATACGAAGCGCCGTACTTTCCGGTTCCGCATCGAAGATACCCCAAGAAAAATGGATGCTTGCATATCCCAAGGGTTTCTGGGATAAGGTACAGGAGTCGTCGAAAAAACACGGCGTTGACCCGTATCTGGCATTGGCCGTCATCAGGGAAGAAAGCAGGTTCAACCCCAAGGCGGTATCCCGCTCCAAAGCAAGGGGGCTCATGCAAATAATGTACGGGACAGGGAAAGGCCTGGCTAAAAGCCTTAAAATTAAACCATTCAAAAAATCGACAATGTTCAATCCCGAAACGAATATCGAAATGGGAACATTATATCTTGCCGATCTGATAAGGAGCTTCAACGGAAACCAATCGCTGGCGCTTGCAGGCTATAACGGCGGGCCAAATAGGGTGAGACGTTGGTTTAATAATTGGTATAATGGGGATTATGATAAATTGGACATTGACGAGTTTGTCCAGAACATCCCGTTATCGGAAACCAGGAAATATGTGCAGAAAGTAATGGGAAGCTATTATGAATACAAGAGGATATATGACTGA
- a CDS encoding secretin and TonB N-terminal domain-containing protein, translating into MFRKIIVFVLLTFPISGFAYADNLIPKIDFVDASVIDAVQALASQAGFDLVAGGDSTAQKRVSLHLKNVTAEEAIEYVLRTNGLTFEKKGKTILVSTLPQDQSQTGYKKVSRSIELKHLSGEKVTALISKIAPELTTVASERANTVIIRGKDSDVAEAYDVIQKIDKPIPQILIEGQVVEISKNDSIRFGIDHNSGIFKFLNGKNEDIKSTLNCLLADGKANVVASPRIATLDNHEAIINIGSRIPFAVPVSSSSTTTQWTINYIDAGVRLKITPQIGKDNQIVAILEPEVSSISEWRATAAGEFPVISSRNASATLRVKNGETIVVGGLDSETERVNVSRIPIIGQFPILNLFFQNRTVEKTKTEIVFLITPHII; encoded by the coding sequence GTGTTTAGAAAAATAATTGTGTTCGTTTTGTTGACTTTTCCTATCTCGGGGTTTGCTTATGCCGATAATTTGATACCGAAGATCGATTTTGTCGACGCGTCGGTCATAGATGCCGTTCAAGCCTTGGCTTCGCAAGCAGGATTTGATCTGGTCGCCGGAGGAGATTCAACCGCACAGAAAAGAGTATCTCTTCATCTCAAAAATGTTACAGCTGAAGAAGCGATCGAATATGTCTTGAGAACTAACGGGTTAACATTCGAGAAAAAAGGAAAGACTATCCTCGTTTCAACCCTACCCCAAGACCAATCGCAAACGGGGTATAAAAAAGTCAGCAGATCGATCGAATTAAAACATCTATCCGGAGAAAAAGTTACAGCTCTTATTTCTAAAATTGCACCGGAACTTACGACTGTCGCAAGCGAAAGAGCTAACACGGTCATCATAAGGGGAAAAGATAGCGATGTCGCAGAAGCTTACGATGTTATTCAAAAAATAGATAAGCCTATCCCGCAAATATTGATCGAGGGGCAAGTTGTTGAGATATCAAAGAATGATTCCATTAGATTCGGGATCGACCACAATAGCGGCATTTTCAAATTTCTTAACGGAAAGAATGAAGACATTAAAAGCACCCTGAATTGCCTATTAGCAGATGGCAAGGCAAATGTTGTAGCATCACCAAGAATAGCTACCCTTGATAATCATGAGGCAATAATAAATATCGGCAGCCGAATTCCGTTCGCAGTCCCGGTTTCGTCATCGTCAACAACAACTCAATGGACAATAAATTATATCGATGCGGGAGTGAGGCTTAAGATCACGCCACAAATAGGAAAAGACAACCAGATCGTAGCGATACTTGAACCCGAAGTGTCGTCAATTTCGGAATGGAGGGCAACAGCCGCAGGGGAATTCCCGGTAATTTCGTCGCGAAATGCTTCAGCGACTTTAAGGGTAAAAAACGGCGAAACGATCGTTGTTGGCGGCTTGGATTCTGAAACGGAAAGAGTAAATGTTTCCAGGATCCCGATCATCGGCCAATTCCCAATATTGAATTTATTTTTTCAAAACAGGACGGTTGAGAAAACAAAAACCGAGATCGTGTTTCTTATAACGCCGCATATCATCTAG
- a CDS encoding geranylgeranyl reductase family protein, with product MFDAIVVGAGPAGCTAAYELAKSGLKVLLLEKEKLPRYKTCGGGIPKSILPFLDFDISSVIEREVYKIAYTYNLKSKMESVAKEAIVMMVMRDKFDYLLAQNAVKAGCELIDGTNINKLDVKNGSVVVSDSKHSWEGKYLIGADGALGNISKLSGLGAKKKMGIGLEIELPAIDPDLYNRVEFGFGLIKRGYAWSFPKKDHLSLGIGTFNVRDKIIKEKLFKWLEYLGYEFYKEQLHAHPLPYFEKERKLITRRIILVGDAANLMDPLAGEGISYAIKSGKLAAEAIKKEATSHYEKSIKEKMYPDLKISYKLAKFFYTFPKFAYDKGVKNPNATEMFGKLMSGEATYKDIWERAKKRITKFL from the coding sequence ATGTTTGACGCAATCGTAGTTGGAGCGGGACCTGCGGGATGCACGGCCGCATATGAACTCGCAAAATCAGGCCTCAAAGTCCTTCTTCTTGAAAAAGAGAAATTACCGAGATATAAAACTTGCGGCGGCGGCATCCCAAAATCAATCCTCCCATTCCTCGATTTTGATATTTCATCTGTAATTGAAAGAGAAGTTTATAAGATCGCGTACACCTACAACTTAAAATCAAAAATGGAATCTGTTGCAAAAGAAGCGATCGTAATGATGGTCATGCGCGACAAATTTGATTATTTACTCGCGCAAAATGCGGTCAAAGCCGGCTGCGAACTCATAGATGGAACAAATATCAATAAATTGGATGTTAAGAATGGATCGGTTGTGGTTTCCGATTCGAAGCATTCATGGGAAGGAAAATATTTGATCGGCGCTGATGGCGCGTTGGGCAATATTTCGAAATTATCGGGCTTGGGCGCCAAGAAAAAAATGGGAATAGGTCTTGAGATCGAGCTTCCAGCGATCGATCCCGACCTTTATAACAGAGTCGAATTCGGCTTTGGCCTAATTAAAAGAGGCTATGCCTGGTCTTTCCCTAAAAAAGACCATTTATCTTTGGGTATAGGCACTTTTAACGTCCGGGACAAAATAATAAAAGAAAAACTTTTCAAATGGCTGGAATATTTGGGATATGAATTTTACAAAGAGCAGCTGCATGCGCATCCGCTCCCGTATTTTGAAAAAGAAAGAAAGCTCATAACTCGAAGGATCATCTTGGTCGGCGACGCGGCAAATCTTATGGATCCGCTTGCGGGTGAAGGGATAAGTTACGCGATAAAAAGCGGGAAGCTCGCTGCGGAAGCCATTAAAAAAGAGGCCACTTCGCATTACGAGAAAAGCATTAAAGAAAAAATGTATCCCGACCTCAAGATCTCATATAAGCTTGCAAAATTCTTTTATACTTTCCCGAAGTTCGCTTATGATAAAGGCGTTAAAAATCCCAATGCCACGGAGATGTTCGGAAAACTTATGTCAGGAGAAGCGACATACAAAGATATTTGGGAAAGAGCAAAAAAGAGGATCACAAAGTTCCTTTAG
- the purE gene encoding 5-(carboxyamino)imidazole ribonucleotide mutase, translating to MKKAKVGIIIGSESDLPLLEKTTKILIDLGIDYELLIASAHRNPEKAVNFAKTAEKKFDVIIAGAGMAAALPGVVAAHTNLPVIGLPVSSKALQGHDALFSIVQMPPGVPVATVAIDGAKNAAILAAQILALKFPKIKLKLSKMKKELGGKK from the coding sequence ATGAAAAAAGCAAAAGTAGGGATCATAATCGGATCGGAATCTGACCTTCCGCTTCTTGAAAAAACCACAAAGATCCTCATAGATCTTGGGATCGATTACGAACTTTTGATCGCGTCTGCCCACAGAAACCCTGAAAAAGCGGTCAATTTCGCGAAAACAGCCGAAAAAAAATTCGACGTGATAATCGCAGGCGCCGGAATGGCGGCCGCATTGCCGGGCGTTGTCGCCGCGCATACAAATCTTCCTGTGATCGGGCTTCCTGTTTCATCAAAAGCATTGCAGGGGCATGACGCACTTTTTTCGATCGTTCAAATGCCTCCGGGAGTGCCAGTAGCAACAGTTGCGATCGATGGCGCAAAGAATGCGGCGATACTCGCCGCACAAATATTGGCATTGAAATTCCCGAAAATTAAATTAAAGTTAAGTAAAATGAAAAAAGAGCTCGGGGGTAAAAAATGA
- the ruvB gene encoding Holliday junction branch migration DNA helicase RuvB — translation MTEEVKIVTLDKREADPDLSSIRPKKLDSFIGQTALKENLKIAMHAAHNRGEALEHILFYGPPGLGKTTLANIVAEEVGAQIKTTSGPAIERPGDLAAILTNLKESDILFIDEIHRLNHVVEEVLYPAMEDFGLDIVIGKGPSARSIRLDLPKFTLIGATTRIGLLTSPLRDRFGMIGRLEFYTTPDLEQIVTRAASVLNIKIKPEGAKEIARRSRGTPRIANRILRRVRDFAQVKANGVIDLKVAHEALDNLGIDNLGLDLVDRKLLKALIEKYGGGPVGVETLAASISEEPDTLEDVYEPYLMQIGFIDRTQRGRMATASAFEHLGIKPKKQNIEPEKLFREE, via the coding sequence ATGACTGAAGAAGTAAAGATCGTCACACTCGATAAAAGAGAGGCGGACCCGGACCTGTCGTCCATCCGCCCAAAGAAACTTGATTCGTTCATCGGGCAGACAGCGCTAAAAGAGAATTTAAAGATCGCAATGCATGCGGCGCATAATCGCGGGGAAGCGCTTGAACATATCCTGTTTTACGGGCCTCCTGGCCTTGGGAAAACAACTTTAGCAAATATTGTCGCGGAAGAAGTCGGCGCACAAATAAAAACTACTTCGGGCCCGGCAATTGAAAGGCCGGGAGACTTGGCCGCTATTCTTACAAATCTTAAAGAATCGGACATTCTTTTTATCGATGAGATCCATCGATTGAATCATGTAGTTGAAGAAGTCCTCTATCCTGCGATGGAAGATTTTGGCCTCGATATCGTGATAGGAAAGGGCCCTAGCGCCCGCAGTATTCGATTGGATCTTCCCAAATTTACTTTGATTGGCGCAACAACAAGAATCGGGCTTTTAACTTCTCCTCTTCGCGACAGGTTTGGGATGATCGGGCGATTGGAATTCTACACAACCCCCGATCTTGAGCAGATAGTAACGAGAGCCGCGTCGGTTTTAAATATAAAGATCAAACCTGAAGGCGCGAAAGAGATAGCAAGGAGGTCTCGCGGGACCCCCCGAATCGCGAATAGGATACTTCGAAGGGTAAGAGATTTCGCCCAGGTGAAAGCCAATGGTGTTATTGACCTGAAAGTTGCCCACGAAGCGCTCGATAATTTAGGTATCGATAATTTGGGGCTCGATCTCGTCGATAGAAAACTTTTGAAAGCCTTGATCGAGAAATACGGGGGAGGGCCTGTTGGCGTCGAGACGCTTGCGGCGTCAATTTCCGAAGAACCGGATACCCTGGAAGATGTTTACGAGCCATATCTTATGCAGATAGGCTTTATCGATCGAACGCAGAGGGGCAGGATGGCGACGGCGTCCGCTTTTGAACATTTAGGGATCAAGCCGAAAAAACAGAATATCGAGCCCGAAAAATTATTTAGAGAGGAATAA
- a CDS encoding shikimate dehydrogenase — protein sequence MKTVGLLGFPLGHTVSPAMHNAAFKSLGINAQYLPFEVSEAELKEAVEGFRALHFLGFNVTIPYKERIMDYLDEATKLPELIGAVNTVVNRDGTLIGYNTDGPGFIESLSEDAGFSPKDKSAVLLGAGGAGRSIAVMLAECGAKSITISDTDYNKAKELADYVSSEFDSKCIAFLPHDIGKKLDKAQLLVNATPIGMHPKVDACPLPKEIKLHKDLLVYDLVYNPQETKLLKLAKAAKARGVSGLGMLVRQGAMAFSMFTDEDAPIDIMWDAAHSQLTKK from the coding sequence ATGAAAACTGTAGGATTGCTGGGATTTCCCTTAGGACACACTGTTTCCCCCGCGATGCATAATGCCGCGTTCAAAAGTTTGGGCATAAATGCGCAGTATCTGCCTTTCGAAGTTTCCGAAGCCGAGCTCAAAGAAGCGGTCGAAGGCTTCAGGGCCCTTCATTTTCTCGGCTTCAACGTGACGATCCCATATAAAGAAAGAATTATGGATTACTTAGATGAAGCCACAAAGCTTCCCGAGCTTATCGGCGCAGTGAACACGGTCGTAAACAGGGACGGGACTTTGATAGGCTACAACACCGACGGGCCCGGCTTTATCGAATCGTTAAGCGAAGACGCCGGGTTTAGCCCCAAAGACAAATCGGCTGTACTGCTTGGCGCCGGCGGAGCGGGACGGTCAATAGCTGTAATGCTCGCGGAATGCGGAGCAAAAAGCATAACGATAAGCGATACGGACTATAACAAAGCAAAAGAATTGGCGGACTATGTAAGCTCCGAATTCGATTCAAAATGCATCGCGTTTCTCCCCCATGATATAGGGAAAAAACTGGACAAAGCGCAGCTCTTGGTCAATGCGACGCCGATCGGAATGCACCCGAAAGTCGACGCATGCCCTCTTCCTAAAGAAATAAAGCTCCACAAAGATCTGCTTGTTTACGATCTGGTGTACAATCCTCAAGAAACAAAATTATTAAAACTTGCCAAAGCCGCAAAAGCCAGAGGGGTTTCGGGCCTCGGAATGCTGGTCCGGCAAGGCGCTATGGCCTTCTCAATGTTTACAGACGAAGATGCCCCAATAGATATTATGTGGGACGCCGCGCACTCGCAACTGACGAAGAAATAA